One part of the Methanomassiliicoccales archaeon genome encodes these proteins:
- a CDS encoding helix-turn-helix domain-containing protein, with translation MALGRTKASIDVKKVLELRLKGLSYRQIARELRVSHTTIARVLKDDCESCRIDVGTDKNKCNIKSNMKSEH, from the coding sequence ATGGCATTGGGAAGAACAAAAGCATCGATCGATGTAAAAAAGGTACTTGAACTTCGCCTAAAGGGATTGAGCTACAGACAAATCGCAAGAGAATTGAGAGTCTCGCACACAACCATTGCGAGAGTTTTGAAAGATGATTGCGAATCTTGTCGCATCGACGTGGGCACGGACAAGAACAAATGTAATATCAAGAGTAATATGAAATCAGAGCACTAA